A genome region from Archaeoglobus fulgidus DSM 4304 includes the following:
- a CDS encoding protein-L-isoaspartate O-methyltransferase → MDYDEKRERLAERLRQELNLSRKVYEAIRKVPRHLFVPESYKNEAYVDTPLPIGYGQTISAPHMVAIMCELLDLREGDKVLEVGTGCGYHAAVTAEIVGKSGKVISIEYIPELAERARAILKALGYDNVEVIVGDGSKGYEKEAPYDKIYVTAAAPDIPKPLIEQLKPRGRMVIPVGDSVQWLIIVEKDESGNVRKKNWGSVRFVPLRGEYGFKSVRYD, encoded by the coding sequence ATGGACTACGATGAGAAAAGAGAGAGGCTGGCAGAGAGATTGAGGCAGGAGCTTAACCTGAGCAGGAAAGTTTACGAGGCGATAAGAAAGGTGCCCAGACACCTTTTTGTGCCCGAGAGCTACAAAAATGAAGCTTACGTTGACACACCCCTCCCAATAGGCTACGGCCAGACGATAAGCGCACCCCACATGGTCGCGATCATGTGCGAGCTTCTCGATTTGAGGGAGGGGGATAAGGTCCTCGAGGTGGGCACGGGTTGCGGATATCACGCCGCTGTGACTGCAGAAATTGTCGGGAAGAGCGGGAAGGTGATATCCATCGAGTACATTCCTGAACTGGCGGAGAGGGCTAGGGCGATTCTGAAGGCGCTTGGGTACGACAATGTTGAGGTGATAGTCGGCGACGGGAGCAAGGGCTACGAGAAAGAGGCTCCTTACGACAAAATCTACGTCACCGCTGCGGCGCCTGACATCCCCAAGCCGCTGATAGAGCAGCTAAAGCCCAGAGGCAGGATGGTCATTCCTGTAGGTGACTCCGTGCAGTGGCTGATAATCGTGGAAAAGGATGAGAGCGGCAATGTAAGGAAGAAGAACTGGGGTTCTGTGCGATTTGTGCCCCTAAGGGGCGAGTACGGCTTCAAAAGTGTGAGGTATGATTAA
- the cobS gene encoding adenosylcobinamide-GDP ribazoletransferase, with translation MIKAIRSAISFLTTLPLGGDVEELRKNLWLFPYAAILIALIVSVPHFIRNFVDIRFLALVLYLGAEGINHVDGLADFGDALFAPKNRKREAIKDLNTGAGGVAVVVVYFLLLYTLLYRSDFWEIALSQVLAKYSMLLLMLLSRPSWDGMGSYFMEKISSKDVFIGAVPVVLLCYKVGIESLAALASGFAVVLLLKAYSEKHFGGVNGDVIGSANCLTFAASLSALTIAGQL, from the coding sequence ATGATTAAGGCAATCAGATCAGCAATTTCCTTTTTAACGACTCTGCCGTTAGGTGGAGACGTTGAGGAGCTTAGAAAAAATCTCTGGCTTTTCCCCTATGCGGCTATCCTGATTGCACTAATCGTTTCCGTTCCTCATTTCATCAGGAATTTTGTCGATATCAGGTTTTTGGCTTTGGTGCTCTACCTTGGGGCTGAGGGCATAAACCACGTTGACGGTCTCGCTGACTTCGGGGATGCTCTCTTCGCTCCCAAAAACCGAAAAAGAGAGGCAATCAAGGACCTCAACACCGGAGCGGGTGGTGTTGCTGTTGTCGTTGTTTACTTTCTCCTGCTTTACACCCTGCTCTACCGCTCAGACTTCTGGGAAATAGCCCTATCCCAGGTTCTCGCAAAGTACTCCATGCTACTCCTGATGCTCCTCTCCAGGCCTTCTTGGGACGGAATGGGCTCGTATTTTATGGAGAAAATTTCCTCAAAGGACGTTTTCATCGGTGCGGTTCCCGTCGTGCTTCTCTGCTACAAAGTGGGCATCGAATCTTTAGCAGCGCTCGCTTCGGGATTTGCTGTGGTGCTCCTGCTTAAGGCCTACTCTGAAAAGCACTTCGGTGGAGTTAATGGGGATGTTATAGGCTCCGCCAACTGCCTTACCTTCGCCGCCTCTCTTTCAGCGCTAACCATCGCGGGTCAGCTTTGA
- a CDS encoding RNA-binding domain-containing protein: MKGKIEWVRVSAVVHSTEDREKVGEAISTLFPFEFEIAVSKAKGHYGNPMEYLEVELTKSSEIKKFWKNLLELLGEQAEEILSTLEDRIDEQNVLHIRIDKQKAYLGEVSLTSGGDPIAVKLRLVTYPSKREKVIEFARELCTIS, translated from the coding sequence ATGAAAGGAAAGATTGAGTGGGTTAGAGTATCCGCAGTTGTCCACTCAACAGAAGACCGCGAAAAGGTTGGAGAAGCTATTTCCACTCTTTTTCCCTTTGAGTTTGAGATTGCTGTGAGCAAGGCCAAAGGCCATTACGGCAACCCGATGGAGTATCTCGAGGTTGAACTTACAAAAAGCTCCGAAATAAAGAAGTTCTGGAAGAATCTTCTCGAGCTTCTTGGGGAGCAGGCTGAAGAGATTTTGAGCACTCTTGAGGACAGAATAGACGAGCAGAATGTTCTGCACATCAGAATAGATAAGCAAAAAGCTTATCTTGGAGAAGTTTCCCTCACAAGTGGGGGAGACCCCATAGCGGTAAAGCTGAGGCTCGTAACTTATCCATCGAAGCGTGAGAAAGTCATAGAGTTTGCCAGAGAGCTATGTACGATTTCCTGA
- a CDS encoding RsmB/NOP family class I SAM-dependent RNA methyltransferase has product MIPTQEIAAKVLAEVERSRISVKSAVQKLAGGFDYKVRGSVHAYSVETLKRLNAIDYFLKSTLKKFDGLDPFTRNLLRIAVYEMKYKGVHPALATDSAVRIARERGKASLVNAVLRKVEKLDIQAEGRLKELSLTYFHPEWFVKYAIELLGEDGALKLMKANLRNPPTYVRVNELKGSVESVREYLEKNGVILEETFLDEVFRVKGYEKHPASLDWHSEGKYVIQDLASCFVSHALNPSPGDVVIDLAAAPGMKTAHMAMLMQNEGRIVAVDNSPSRVRRMRSKLKQLGVKNVEIKLGDGCVFECEADKALVDAPCSSTGNYASQPNVKWTFDERKFRATMKVQRKMIANALRNADEVVYATCSITFEENEENLLKTGAKILPLPSPFGRGVREFRGVLFRDWEKVVRSFPHLHDTAGFFISKLTRDG; this is encoded by the coding sequence GTGATTCCCACCCAGGAGATTGCTGCAAAGGTTCTGGCCGAGGTCGAGAGGAGCAGAATTTCGGTAAAGTCGGCTGTTCAGAAGCTTGCCGGGGGCTTTGACTACAAGGTAAGGGGTAGCGTTCACGCCTACAGCGTTGAAACTCTCAAGAGGCTCAACGCAATAGACTACTTCCTTAAATCAACCCTCAAAAAATTCGACGGGCTCGACCCGTTTACCAGAAACCTGCTCAGGATTGCCGTTTACGAGATGAAGTACAAAGGCGTGCATCCAGCTCTCGCCACAGATTCTGCTGTGAGAATTGCAAGGGAAAGGGGAAAGGCCTCTCTTGTTAATGCGGTTCTCCGCAAAGTGGAAAAGCTTGATATTCAGGCAGAGGGCAGGCTGAAGGAACTTTCCCTCACATACTTCCACCCAGAGTGGTTTGTAAAGTACGCCATCGAACTTCTCGGTGAGGATGGGGCGCTGAAGCTGATGAAGGCAAACCTGAGGAATCCCCCAACTTACGTGAGGGTTAATGAGCTGAAAGGGTCTGTGGAATCTGTTAGAGAGTATCTGGAGAAGAACGGCGTCATTCTGGAGGAGACTTTTCTGGATGAGGTTTTCCGCGTTAAAGGTTACGAAAAGCATCCAGCCTCACTTGACTGGCACTCGGAAGGAAAGTACGTTATACAGGACCTGGCATCGTGCTTCGTTTCGCATGCCCTCAACCCATCTCCGGGAGACGTGGTCATCGACCTTGCCGCCGCTCCAGGAATGAAGACCGCCCACATGGCGATGCTGATGCAAAATGAAGGAAGAATCGTGGCGGTTGACAACTCTCCGAGCAGGGTGCGAAGGATGAGGAGCAAGCTGAAGCAGCTTGGTGTCAAAAACGTTGAGATAAAGCTCGGCGATGGATGCGTTTTTGAGTGTGAGGCTGACAAGGCTCTCGTCGATGCACCGTGCTCCTCAACTGGCAACTACGCATCCCAGCCAAACGTCAAGTGGACGTTCGACGAAAGAAAGTTCAGAGCTACAATGAAGGTTCAGAGGAAGATGATTGCCAACGCCCTGAGGAATGCCGATGAAGTCGTTTATGCAACCTGCAGCATAACCTTCGAGGAGAATGAGGAGAATCTGCTCAAAACCGGGGCGAAGATTCTGCCCCTCCCCTCGCCCTTCGGAAGGGGTGTAAGGGAGTTTAGAGGTGTGCTGTTCAGGGACTGGGAAAAGGTCGTGAGAAGCTTTCCACATCTCCACGATACTGCGGGGTTCTTCATCTCAAAGCTGACCCGCGATGGTTAG
- a CDS encoding translation initiation factor IF-2 subunit beta, giving the protein MRSYEELLERAFEKLADKDVVRRERFEIPRVSIQREGARTILKNFSQIAKTLNRSEDHLYKYIVKSLGTAGFIDNGRLVLQGKFTESELQKEVDDYVRLYVLCRECNSPDTEFIKEERVLMLRCLACGAKHPVRNI; this is encoded by the coding sequence ATGAGAAGCTACGAGGAACTCCTTGAAAGAGCCTTCGAGAAGCTTGCAGATAAGGATGTGGTGAGAAGGGAGAGGTTCGAGATACCGAGAGTTAGCATTCAGAGAGAGGGGGCGAGAACGATTTTGAAGAACTTCTCACAGATTGCAAAAACCCTGAACAGAAGTGAGGATCACCTGTACAAGTACATCGTCAAGTCGCTCGGTACTGCCGGCTTCATCGACAACGGAAGGCTGGTTCTTCAGGGCAAGTTTACGGAGAGCGAGCTGCAGAAAGAGGTTGACGATTACGTGAGGCTTTACGTCCTATGCAGAGAGTGCAACTCTCCCGATACGGAATTCATCAAAGAGGAGAGAGTGCTGATGCTCCGCTGCCTTGCTTGTGGAGCTAAGCACCCGGTGAGAAACATCTGA
- a CDS encoding DUF424 domain-containing protein — protein sequence MRVYRVKGEVLVAVCDSDIVGKTFREGDLKIEVKESFYGSEEVGEEEVKRALRNATIANITGKKAVELAARIGIIDRNRVLYIGGCPHAQMVVM from the coding sequence ATGCGAGTTTACAGAGTGAAGGGAGAAGTGCTCGTTGCCGTCTGCGATTCGGACATAGTGGGCAAAACCTTCAGAGAGGGAGATCTGAAAATAGAAGTCAAGGAGAGCTTCTACGGTAGCGAAGAGGTCGGAGAGGAGGAGGTTAAGAGAGCGCTGAGGAATGCAACGATTGCGAACATAACAGGCAAAAAAGCGGTGGAGCTTGCTGCAAGAATCGGCATCATCGACAGAAATAGAGTTCTCTACATAGGAGGATGTCCGCACGCTCAGATGGTAGTAATGTGA
- the aroE gene encoding shikimate dehydrogenase, with the protein MLYLGVIGYPIKHSVSPAMHNAALQHEGIEGIYLAFEVKPDRLRDAVFGAKALGFRGLNVTIPFKESVVEFVELEGEAAKIKTVNTIDLVEMVGYNTDVYGVKAALSGTELGGKTALVVGAGGAGKAAALALLDMGSTVIVANRTEEKGREAVEMLRRYGECIFWPLSRVEELKGKVDVVVNATPLGMRGFKAEIPVPPSMLDGVELVFDTVYNPMETPLIREAKKRGCKVVYGIEMLVHQGAKAFEIWTGIEPDVGVMREAALRALRF; encoded by the coding sequence ATGCTCTACCTTGGCGTCATAGGTTACCCCATCAAGCACTCAGTCTCTCCCGCAATGCACAATGCAGCTTTACAGCATGAGGGGATAGAGGGGATTTATCTGGCTTTTGAGGTTAAGCCAGACAGGCTGAGGGATGCAGTTTTCGGTGCTAAAGCCTTGGGATTCAGGGGGCTTAACGTCACGATCCCCTTCAAGGAGAGCGTCGTGGAGTTCGTTGAGCTTGAAGGTGAGGCGGCTAAGATAAAGACAGTGAACACCATCGACCTTGTTGAGATGGTGGGATACAACACGGATGTTTATGGTGTCAAGGCAGCCCTTTCGGGAACCGAGCTTGGTGGGAAGACTGCGCTGGTTGTTGGTGCAGGCGGGGCGGGGAAGGCTGCTGCATTGGCTTTGCTGGATATGGGCTCAACTGTTATCGTTGCAAACAGAACCGAGGAGAAGGGGAGAGAAGCGGTTGAAATGCTGAGAAGATATGGGGAGTGCATTTTCTGGCCTTTGAGCAGAGTAGAGGAGCTGAAAGGGAAGGTGGATGTTGTTGTTAACGCCACACCTCTCGGAATGCGGGGATTTAAGGCAGAAATTCCGGTTCCGCCTTCAATGCTCGATGGAGTTGAGCTGGTCTTTGACACCGTTTACAATCCTATGGAAACCCCGCTGATTCGTGAGGCGAAGAAGAGGGGCTGCAAGGTCGTTTACGGCATAGAAATGCTCGTCCATCAGGGGGCAAAGGCCTTCGAAATCTGGACGGGCATTGAGCCTGACGTTGGGGTGATGAGGGAGGCTGCTTTGAGGGCTTTGAGGTTTTGA
- a CDS encoding TIGR00454 family protein — protein MLTLLMCGGKGTRLGRGEKPLFEVCGMKLIDHSLLQYKDFDVIAITSPHTPATESYLAEKGVEVYRAAGKGYIEDYSEACRELAINEPVIVASADIVYIRDIAFDIVDAYMKTIKPALTVVMEGEPVGVNIIDSLLINTWQEEEIYSIEKDSVVNVNTVADVERAERLWTTMRKERGWQRD, from the coding sequence ATGCTAACTCTCCTGATGTGTGGCGGGAAGGGAACGAGATTGGGAAGGGGAGAGAAACCCCTCTTCGAGGTTTGCGGGATGAAGCTCATCGACCACTCGCTGCTTCAATACAAAGATTTCGACGTCATCGCCATAACTTCCCCTCACACGCCAGCTACGGAAAGTTATCTCGCTGAAAAAGGTGTGGAGGTTTACAGGGCTGCGGGGAAAGGTTACATCGAAGACTACAGCGAAGCTTGCAGGGAGCTTGCCATCAACGAGCCTGTTATCGTTGCTTCGGCCGACATAGTCTATATCAGAGATATAGCCTTTGACATAGTTGATGCTTACATGAAAACGATAAAACCCGCTCTCACGGTGGTTATGGAGGGTGAGCCGGTGGGAGTTAACATAATTGATTCTCTCCTGATCAACACCTGGCAGGAAGAAGAGATATATAGCATCGAGAAAGATAGTGTCGTAAACGTAAACACCGTTGCTGATGTTGAGAGGGCTGAGAGGTTATGGACTACGATGAGAAAAGAGAGAGGCTGGCAGAGAGATTGA
- the gatC gene encoding Asp-tRNA(Asn)/Glu-tRNA(Gln) amidotransferase subunit GatC — protein MVSIEDVYHTAELAKIEITEEQAEKFRKEFETILDYFNILDEVEEDVEPTFHVLPLTNVFREDEPGECLKQEEALSNAKHKEEGYFKGPRVVE, from the coding sequence ATGGTATCCATCGAGGATGTTTACCACACTGCCGAGCTCGCAAAAATTGAGATAACTGAGGAGCAGGCGGAGAAGTTCAGGAAGGAGTTTGAGACGATTCTCGATTACTTCAACATCCTCGACGAGGTCGAGGAGGATGTTGAGCCCACCTTTCACGTTCTTCCCCTGACCAACGTCTTCAGAGAAGATGAGCCGGGAGAGTGTCTGAAGCAGGAGGAGGCTTTGAGCAACGCGAAGCATAAGGAGGAGGGCTACTTCAAGGGGCCGAGGGTGGTGGAGTGA
- a CDS encoding 50S ribosomal protein L15e — protein sequence MKSMYAYIREAWKRPYEGYVGELMWHRLQKWRREPAVVRIPRPTRLDRARALGYKAKKGIIVVRVRIRRGGRRATRPNKGRKSKGLMVNRRTPKKNLQWIAEERANRKYPNMEVLNSYWVGEDGRYKWFEVILVDRDHPAIKSDPQLSWVSRTRGRVYRGLTSAGRKARGLRRKGRGAEKVRPSLRANFRKKRR from the coding sequence ATGAAGTCGATGTATGCTTATATCAGAGAAGCTTGGAAGAGACCGTACGAGGGGTATGTTGGAGAGCTAATGTGGCACAGGTTGCAGAAGTGGAGGAGGGAGCCTGCGGTTGTTAGAATTCCACGCCCGACGAGGCTCGACAGGGCGAGAGCATTGGGCTACAAGGCGAAGAAGGGAATCATAGTTGTTAGAGTCAGAATCAGAAGGGGAGGGAGAAGAGCAACGAGGCCCAACAAGGGAAGGAAGAGCAAGGGACTGATGGTGAACAGAAGAACGCCGAAAAAAAACCTGCAGTGGATAGCTGAGGAGAGGGCGAACAGGAAGTACCCCAACATGGAGGTTCTGAACTCCTACTGGGTCGGTGAGGATGGGAGGTACAAGTGGTTTGAGGTCATTTTGGTTGACAGAGACCATCCGGCCATAAAGAGCGATCCGCAGCTTTCGTGGGTTAGCAGAACCAGAGGAAGAGTTTACCGCGGTTTGACCTCGGCAGGAAGGAAGGCGAGAGGGCTGAGAAGAAAGGGCAGAGGAGCGGAGAAGGTCAGGCCAAGCCTCAGAGCTAACTTCAGGAAGAAGCGCAGATGA
- a CDS encoding 30S ribosomal protein S3ae: protein MARKRRAARVKDKWTLKKWFTLIAPEYFGMAELGETPADDASKVVGRTVETTLAELTNDYSNQNTYKKLIFKVYRVAGDNAYTKFWRFELTREYLNSLTRRRTSKIEDIVDVTTADGYKLRVKSVVFTVRRCKTSQKRAIRAIMRQIVVEKASSLNFVQFLQECVLGKVPAEIYKNAKKIYPIRRVEIRKIELLAEPAEAETQPAVAEAVA, encoded by the coding sequence ATGGCGAGAAAGAGAAGGGCTGCAAGAGTTAAGGATAAATGGACGTTGAAAAAGTGGTTTACGCTCATCGCTCCTGAGTACTTCGGAATGGCAGAGCTTGGAGAAACACCTGCTGACGATGCGAGCAAGGTCGTGGGGAGGACGGTGGAGACAACTCTGGCTGAGCTCACCAACGACTACTCCAACCAGAACACCTACAAGAAGCTCATTTTCAAGGTTTACAGGGTGGCTGGTGACAACGCCTACACCAAGTTCTGGAGATTTGAGCTTACAAGAGAGTACCTCAACAGCCTGACGAGGAGGAGAACGAGCAAAATTGAGGACATAGTTGATGTTACCACTGCTGACGGATACAAGCTTAGGGTTAAGTCGGTCGTCTTTACTGTCAGGAGGTGCAAGACGAGCCAGAAGAGGGCAATCAGGGCAATAATGAGGCAGATAGTCGTTGAAAAGGCAAGCTCGCTCAACTTCGTCCAGTTCCTTCAGGAGTGCGTTCTGGGCAAAGTTCCGGCGGAGATTTACAAGAATGCCAAGAAGATATACCCCATCAGGAGGGTTGAGATAAGGAAAATTGAGCTTCTTGCGGAACCTGCTGAGGCTGAAACTCAGCCTGCTGTTGCCGAGGCTGTTGCCTGA